In one window of Azoarcus olearius DNA:
- a CDS encoding DUF2721 domain-containing protein → MDITTPALLFPAISLLLLAYTNRFLTLAQVIRQLHASPDHGSPLVMRQIPGLKRRIQFIQYMQGFGVLSFLLCALAMLALFMHGETAGKLLFGTSIVALAVSLVLSLFEVLISTNALWVVVEDMQRGADGGKERPPAR, encoded by the coding sequence ATGGACATCACCACGCCCGCTTTGCTGTTTCCGGCGATTTCGCTGCTGCTGCTCGCCTATACCAACCGCTTCCTCACGCTGGCGCAGGTCATCCGCCAGTTGCATGCCTCGCCCGATCACGGCAGTCCGCTGGTGATGCGGCAGATTCCGGGGCTCAAGCGCCGCATCCAGTTCATCCAGTACATGCAGGGCTTCGGTGTGCTCAGCTTCCTGCTGTGCGCGCTGGCGATGCTGGCGCTGTTCATGCACGGCGAGACGGCCGGCAAGCTGCTGTTCGGCACCAGCATCGTCGCGCTCGCAGTGTCGCTGGTGCTGTCGCTGTTCGAGGTGCTGATCTCCACCAATGCGCTGTGGGTGGTGGTGGAGGACATGCAGCGCGGCGCCGACGGCGGGAAGGAGCGACCACCGGCCCGCTGA
- the prfB gene encoding peptide chain release factor 2 (programmed frameshift), translating into MEAERKNAIAEKLADLAARGRELRRYLDYDEKASKLEEVNRALEDPAVWNDAARAQELGKEKRQLEGVVLTLQQIEQQSADLKDLFDLADMEGDDDTFEAVEGDLVGLEGLVGQLEFRRMFSNPMDPNACFIEIQAGAGGTEAQDWAGMLERMYLRYGEKKGFTVELMEETEGEVAGIKNCTIKFTGDYAYGFLRTETGIHRLVRKSPFDSNARRHTSFTSVFVYPEVDDSIEIEINPADLRIDTYRASGAGGQHINKTDSAVRITHQPTGIVVQCQNDRSQHRNKDEAMSMLKARLYELELRKRQAEQQKLEDAKSDIGWGHQIRSYVLDQSRIKDLRTGYEVGNTQAVLDGDLDNFIAASLKQGV; encoded by the exons ATGGAAGCCGAACGCAAGAACGCCATCGCCGAAAAACTCGCCGACCTCGCCGCCCGCGGTCGCGAACTCCGGAGGTATCTT GACTACGATGAGAAAGCATCGAAGCTCGAAGAGGTAAACCGCGCACTCGAAGACCCCGCGGTGTGGAACGACGCCGCGCGCGCGCAGGAACTCGGCAAGGAAAAGCGCCAGCTCGAAGGCGTGGTGCTGACGCTGCAGCAGATCGAACAGCAGTCGGCGGACCTGAAGGACCTGTTCGACCTCGCCGACATGGAAGGCGACGACGACACCTTCGAGGCGGTCGAGGGCGACCTCGTGGGCCTGGAGGGCCTGGTCGGCCAGCTCGAATTCCGCCGCATGTTCTCCAACCCGATGGACCCCAACGCCTGCTTCATCGAAATCCAGGCCGGCGCCGGCGGCACCGAAGCGCAGGACTGGGCCGGCATGCTGGAGCGCATGTATCTGCGCTACGGCGAGAAGAAGGGCTTCACCGTCGAACTGATGGAAGAGACCGAGGGCGAAGTCGCCGGCATCAAGAACTGCACGATCAAATTCACCGGCGACTACGCCTACGGCTTCCTGCGCACCGAAACCGGCATCCACCGCCTGGTGCGCAAGAGCCCGTTCGACTCCAACGCGCGCCGCCACACCAGCTTCACCTCGGTGTTCGTGTATCCGGAGGTCGATGACTCGATCGAGATCGAGATCAACCCGGCCGACCTGCGCATCGACACCTACCGCGCCTCCGGCGCCGGCGGCCAGCACATCAACAAGACCGATTCCGCGGTGCGCATCACCCACCAGCCGACCGGCATCGTCGTGCAGTGCCAGAACGACCGTTCGCAGCACCGCAACAAGGACGAGGCGATGTCGATGCTGAAGGCGCGCCTGTACGAGCTGGAACTGCGCAAGCGCCAGGCCGAGCAGCAGAAGCTGGAAGACGCCAAGAGCGACATCGGCTGGGGCCACCAGATCCGCAGCTACGTGCTCGACCAGTCGCGCATCAAGGACCTGCGCACCGGCTACGAAGTCGGCAACACCCAGGCGGTGCTCGACGGCGACCTCGACAACTTCATCGCTGCCAGCCTCAAGCAGGGCGTCTGA
- a CDS encoding YgiQ family radical SAM protein — MSRAEMGTLGWDACDVVLVTGDAYIDHPSFGMALVGRLLEAHGFRVGIISQPDWHSAEPFRALGKPRLYFGITAGNMDSMVNRYTSDRKIRSDDAYTPNAEANKRPDRALTVYAQRAREAYPDANVVIGSIEASLRRIAHYDYWSDKVRRSVLPDSKADILLFGNAERALVALTQRLAAGEPIESIRDLRGTAFMARPGWRPEGWVEIDSLALDKPGRIDSHADPYAMEPQGSALQPAADGAQPVRIVPAAERVAARRAARQHTVVRLPAYEAVKDDAVLYAHASRVFHLESNPGNARALVQRHGEGPGAREVWLNPPPIPLSTPEMDFVYGLPYARQPHPAYKGARIPAWDMIKFSVNIMRGCFGGCTFCSITEHEGRIIQSRSEQSILREIEEIRDKSPDFKGHISDLGGPTANMYRMACKDPKIEQSCRRLSCVYPGICENLGTDHGPLIQIYRKARALPGIKRITIGSGLRYDLAVRSPEYVKELVTHHVSGLLKIAPEHSEEGPLSKMMKPGMGAYEAFRKLFEKYSKEAGKKQHLVPYFIAAHPGTTDEDMLNLALWLKANDFRLDQVQTFLPTPMALATAMYHSRKNPLKKVSAESEAVDTVRTGKLRRLHKAFLRWHDPENWPILREALLRMGRADLIGNGPNCLVPRHQPAGVVSPVRRPEQQARTGAGAAARDGRRAPGRPAGPSGAPRGARPAPRRPR, encoded by the coding sequence ATGTCGCGCGCCGAGATGGGCACGCTGGGCTGGGATGCCTGCGACGTCGTCCTGGTGACCGGCGACGCCTACATCGACCACCCGAGCTTCGGCATGGCCCTGGTCGGCCGCCTGCTCGAAGCCCACGGCTTTCGCGTCGGCATCATCAGCCAGCCGGACTGGCACTCGGCCGAGCCCTTCCGCGCGCTCGGCAAGCCGCGGCTGTACTTCGGCATCACCGCCGGCAACATGGATTCGATGGTCAACCGCTACACCTCCGACCGCAAGATCCGCTCCGACGACGCCTACACGCCCAACGCCGAGGCCAACAAGCGGCCAGACCGCGCGCTCACGGTCTACGCCCAGCGCGCCCGCGAAGCCTATCCCGACGCCAATGTGGTGATCGGCAGCATCGAGGCCTCGCTGCGCCGTATCGCCCACTACGACTACTGGTCGGACAAGGTGCGGCGTTCGGTGCTGCCCGATTCCAAGGCCGACATCCTGCTGTTCGGCAATGCCGAGCGCGCGCTGGTGGCGCTGACCCAGCGGCTGGCGGCGGGCGAACCGATCGAGTCCATCCGCGACCTGCGCGGCACCGCCTTCATGGCCAGGCCGGGCTGGCGGCCGGAAGGCTGGGTGGAGATCGATTCGCTCGCGCTCGACAAGCCGGGCCGCATCGACAGCCATGCCGACCCCTACGCGATGGAACCGCAAGGCAGTGCGCTGCAGCCCGCGGCTGATGGCGCCCAGCCGGTGCGCATCGTGCCGGCGGCCGAGCGTGTCGCCGCCCGCCGCGCCGCGCGCCAGCACACCGTGGTGCGGCTGCCGGCCTACGAGGCGGTCAAGGACGACGCGGTGCTGTACGCCCACGCCTCGCGGGTGTTCCACCTCGAATCCAACCCCGGCAACGCGCGTGCGCTGGTACAGCGCCACGGCGAGGGGCCGGGCGCGCGCGAGGTCTGGCTGAACCCGCCGCCGATTCCGCTCTCCACGCCGGAGATGGACTTCGTCTACGGCCTGCCCTATGCGCGCCAGCCGCATCCGGCCTACAAGGGCGCGCGCATTCCGGCCTGGGACATGATCAAGTTCTCGGTGAACATCATGCGCGGCTGCTTCGGCGGCTGTACCTTCTGCTCGATCACCGAGCACGAGGGCCGCATCATCCAGAGCCGCTCGGAACAATCCATCCTGCGCGAGATCGAGGAGATCCGCGACAAGTCGCCGGACTTCAAGGGCCACATCTCCGACCTCGGCGGCCCCACCGCCAACATGTACCGGATGGCGTGCAAGGACCCGAAGATCGAGCAGTCCTGTCGCCGGCTGTCCTGCGTCTATCCCGGCATCTGCGAAAACCTCGGCACCGACCACGGTCCGCTGATCCAGATCTACCGCAAGGCGCGCGCGCTGCCCGGCATCAAGCGCATCACCATCGGCTCCGGCCTGCGTTACGACCTCGCGGTGCGCTCGCCGGAGTACGTGAAGGAACTGGTGACCCACCACGTCAGCGGCCTGTTGAAGATCGCGCCCGAGCATAGCGAGGAAGGCCCGCTCTCCAAGATGATGAAGCCGGGCATGGGTGCCTACGAAGCCTTCCGCAAGCTGTTCGAGAAGTACTCGAAGGAAGCCGGCAAGAAGCAGCATCTGGTGCCCTACTTCATCGCCGCCCACCCCGGCACCACCGACGAGGACATGCTCAACCTCGCGCTGTGGCTGAAGGCCAACGACTTCCGGCTGGATCAGGTGCAGACCTTCCTGCCGACGCCGATGGCGCTGGCGACCGCGATGTACCACAGCCGCAAGAATCCGCTGAAGAAGGTGAGCGCGGAGTCCGAAGCGGTGGACACCGTGCGCACCGGCAAGCTGCGCCGCCTGCACAAGGCCTTCCTGCGCTGGCACGACCCGGAGAACTGGCCGATCCTGCGCGAAGCGCTGCTGCGCATGGGGCGCGCGGATCTGATCGGCAACGGCCCCAACTGTCTGGTGCCGCGCCATCAGCCGGCGGGGGTGGTTTCGCCCGTCCGCCGTCCCGAGCAGCAGGCGCGAACGGGCGCAGGTGCGGCAGCGCGTGACGGACGACGGGCCCCAGGGCGTCCGGCGGGCCCCTCCGGGGCGCCGCGGGGCGCGCGGCCGGCGCCGCGCCGCCCGCGCTGA
- a CDS encoding HIT family protein — protein sequence MSYDNNNVFARILRGELPCQKLYEDDATFAFLDIMPQSDGHSLVLPKEPAAVLADLSPAALQAAMLTTQKLARAVQQATGAPGLRIAQFNGAVAGQTVPHVHFHIIPCYPQQELRAHARESADPAALAAMREKVVAALAALG from the coding sequence ATGTCCTACGACAACAACAACGTCTTCGCCCGCATCCTGCGCGGCGAACTGCCCTGCCAGAAACTCTACGAGGACGACGCCACCTTCGCCTTCCTCGACATCATGCCGCAGTCCGACGGCCACAGCCTGGTGCTGCCCAAGGAGCCGGCGGCGGTGCTCGCCGACCTTTCACCGGCCGCGCTGCAGGCGGCGATGCTGACCACGCAGAAGCTCGCGCGTGCGGTGCAGCAGGCCACCGGCGCGCCCGGCCTCCGGATCGCGCAGTTCAATGGCGCCGTCGCCGGCCAGACGGTGCCGCACGTGCATTTCCACATCATCCCGTGCTACCCGCAGCAGGAACTGCGCGCCCACGCGCGCGAAAGCGCCGACCCCGCGGCGCTGGCGGCAATGCGCGAGAAGGTGGTGGCGGCGCTCGCCGCGCTCGGCTGA
- a CDS encoding response regulator transcription factor, whose product MIRLLLVDDHAVVRQGYRRLLEQQGNLVVAGEAATGADGLQLWRELQPDLAVLDLALPDIGGLELLARIRQRDPQARLLAFSMHRDVLWAVQAVRAGALGYVTKSSPPEVLQQAVREVAGGRRFFSPDIATELRAALREAEPPTAADCLSPRELEVLRLLLAGTPVAEIATALCLSPKTVHNTHYQIKARLGAGNDFELVRIARRLGLGED is encoded by the coding sequence ATGATCCGCCTGCTGCTGGTGGACGACCACGCAGTGGTGCGCCAGGGCTATCGCCGCCTGCTCGAACAGCAGGGCAACCTCGTGGTCGCCGGCGAGGCTGCCACCGGCGCGGACGGCCTGCAGCTGTGGCGCGAACTGCAGCCGGACCTCGCGGTGCTCGACCTCGCGCTGCCCGACATCGGCGGCCTCGAACTCCTCGCCCGCATCCGCCAGCGCGACCCGCAGGCCCGCCTGCTCGCCTTCAGCATGCATCGCGACGTGTTGTGGGCGGTGCAGGCAGTGCGCGCCGGCGCGCTCGGCTACGTCACCAAGAGCAGCCCGCCGGAGGTGTTGCAGCAGGCGGTGCGCGAGGTGGCGGGCGGACGCCGCTTCTTCAGCCCGGACATCGCCACCGAACTGCGCGCCGCGCTGCGCGAAGCCGAGCCGCCTACCGCCGCCGACTGCCTCAGCCCGCGCGAACTCGAAGTGCTGCGCCTGCTGCTGGCCGGCACCCCGGTGGCGGAGATTGCCACGGCGCTGTGCCTGAGCCCGAAGACGGTGCATAACACCCACTACCAGATCAAGGCGCGGCTGGGCGCCGGGAATGATTTCGAGCTGGTGCGGATCGCGCGGCGGCTGGGGCTGGGGGAGGACTGA
- a CDS encoding SEL1-like repeat protein yields the protein MLAVVALVRTAAAVEPPDEGDLSYRAHIDSPQRFKCLYGYAADKTGDHAAAIRIFEDCIARWNDVYSMIWLAQILEAGVGVPRDQTRAARLMERGAQVDNDAHASLARYHWGVALAEGRGVPRDPVQARRWLRRAAAEGVADAAEFLDHLDRNTPLNLTKENP from the coding sequence GTGCTTGCAGTCGTTGCGCTCGTCCGTACCGCAGCTGCGGTGGAGCCGCCAGATGAAGGCGACCTCAGCTACCGCGCCCATATCGACAGCCCGCAGCGCTTCAAATGCCTCTACGGCTATGCCGCCGACAAGACCGGCGACCACGCCGCCGCGATCCGCATCTTCGAGGACTGCATCGCGCGCTGGAACGACGTGTATTCGATGATCTGGCTGGCCCAGATCCTGGAGGCCGGCGTCGGCGTGCCGCGCGACCAGACGCGCGCCGCGCGGCTGATGGAGCGCGGCGCCCAGGTGGACAACGACGCCCACGCCAGCCTCGCGCGCTACCACTGGGGCGTGGCCCTGGCCGAAGGCCGCGGCGTGCCCCGCGACCCGGTCCAGGCGCGCCGGTGGCTGCGGCGTGCGGCGGCCGAAGGCGTGGCCGACGCCGCTGAATTCCTCGATCACCTCGATCGCAACACCCCCCTCAATCTCACCAAGGAGAACCCATGA
- a CDS encoding HAMP domain-containing sensor histidine kinase: MNPLRSAASATHPFRPTASAAAFDLQRALLLRLLVFGLAASLLALAAHGWRGHHQALTDLAPTGAIVQQLLNQDQPRLADPFNREQIATDLGVLAPLARRLAFCVEVEDLWGRVIAQDCVAPTPPLAGTATPAGWLAALAGDAGSARYALLRPPGVSVGEIRVSPYWAAELSGWLGVLGLLALAWAALAALAAALIAPVRRALRPADRILAAIGQLEAGDTAVRLPEFELREFRRIGEDFNSLASQLGETRAAERRLATGLLDAREAERRHLARELHDDMGQHLTSLRAETAFLRHGAGENAALQPSLDSIEASLAQLHESVQDIVHRLRPPGLDAFGLGECLRQLVREVRRRPDGTAVTTTLTLDGDIDALPGECAVHAYRIVQEGLTNALRHARASRVAVTLACAADSVTVEVTDDGVADAISGGGRGGHGLAGIAERVAALGGSVELAPLATGGMRLAAAWPLPATEVAA; encoded by the coding sequence ATGAATCCGCTGCGCTCCGCCGCCTCCGCGACGCATCCCTTCCGCCCCACCGCCAGCGCCGCCGCCTTCGACCTGCAACGCGCGCTGCTGCTGCGGCTGTTGGTGTTCGGCCTCGCCGCCTCGCTGCTGGCGCTCGCCGCCCACGGCTGGCGCGGCCACCACCAAGCGCTCACGGACCTCGCGCCCACCGGCGCCATCGTGCAGCAATTGCTCAACCAGGATCAGCCGCGGCTGGCCGATCCCTTCAACCGCGAGCAGATCGCCACCGACCTCGGCGTGCTCGCACCGCTCGCGCGCCGGCTGGCCTTCTGCGTCGAGGTCGAAGACCTGTGGGGCCGGGTGATCGCGCAGGACTGCGTCGCGCCCACGCCGCCGCTGGCCGGCACCGCTACGCCCGCCGGCTGGCTGGCGGCGCTCGCGGGGGACGCCGGCAGCGCCCGCTATGCGCTGCTGCGCCCGCCCGGCGTCAGCGTCGGCGAGATCCGGGTGTCGCCCTACTGGGCGGCCGAACTCTCCGGCTGGCTCGGCGTACTCGGCCTGCTGGCGCTGGCGTGGGCGGCACTGGCCGCGCTCGCGGCCGCGCTGATCGCCCCGGTGCGGCGTGCGCTGCGCCCGGCCGACCGCATCCTCGCCGCCATCGGCCAGCTCGAAGCCGGCGACACCGCGGTGCGCCTGCCCGAGTTCGAACTGCGCGAATTCCGCCGCATCGGCGAGGACTTCAACAGCCTCGCCTCCCAGCTCGGCGAGACCCGCGCCGCCGAACGCCGGCTCGCCACCGGCCTGCTCGACGCGCGCGAGGCCGAGCGCCGCCACCTCGCCCGCGAACTGCACGACGACATGGGCCAGCACCTCACCTCGCTGCGCGCCGAAACCGCCTTCCTGCGCCACGGAGCCGGTGAAAACGCCGCGCTGCAGCCTAGCCTGGATTCGATCGAAGCCAGCCTCGCCCAGCTGCACGAGAGCGTGCAGGACATCGTCCACCGCCTGCGCCCGCCGGGGCTGGACGCTTTCGGCCTGGGCGAATGCCTGCGTCAGTTGGTCCGCGAGGTACGACGCCGCCCCGATGGCACCGCTGTTACCACCACGTTGACGCTGGACGGCGATATCGACGCCCTCCCCGGCGAATGCGCGGTGCACGCCTACCGCATCGTCCAGGAAGGCTTGACCAACGCGCTGCGCCACGCGCGCGCCAGCCGGGTGGCGGTGACGCTCGCCTGCGCCGCCGACAGCGTGACGGTGGAGGTGACCGACGATGGCGTCGCCGATGCGATCAGCGGCGGCGGGCGCGGAGGCCACGGCCTTGCCGGCATCGCCGAACGGGTCGCGGCCCTGGGCGGCAGCGTGGAACTCGCGCCGCTGGCCACCGGTGGCATGCGGCTCGCCGCCGCATGGCCACTGCCGGCGACGGAGGTGGCGGCATGA
- a CDS encoding lipoprotein-releasing ABC transporter permease subunit, whose translation MHYELLVGLRYTRSRKRAQGRNRFISFISLVSMLGIALGVAALIVVLSVMNGFQEELRTRILGVASHVLVQGVEGELASWQQVAEDAARHPAVKAAAPFVQEQGMLSFDEVVRGTLVRGVIPATEDKVADFGRYMKAGALEALAPGRFGIVLGRDLALSLRVQLGDKVTLIAPQGLVTPAAVLPRVKQFEVVGIFEAGMYEYDSGLALVHIADAQALYRMGDAVTGVRLKLDDLFAAPRVARELAGMLEAPNAFVTDWTRSHANFFRAVALEKTMMTLILFLIVGVAAFNIVSTLVMAVQEKYADIAILRTLGASPGSIMAIFVLQGSIIGLVGLLAGVAGGLAIAHNLDVVIPALEAVTGATLWNKEIYYINELPSKVLMSDVVTILTVSFSLTLLAALYPSWRASKVNPAEALRYE comes from the coding sequence ATGCACTACGAATTGCTCGTTGGCCTGCGCTACACCCGCTCGCGTAAGCGCGCGCAGGGGCGTAACCGCTTCATCTCGTTCATCTCGCTGGTGTCCATGCTCGGCATCGCGCTTGGCGTGGCGGCGCTGATCGTCGTGCTGTCGGTGATGAACGGCTTCCAGGAGGAACTGCGCACCCGCATCCTCGGCGTCGCGTCGCATGTGCTGGTGCAGGGCGTGGAGGGCGAACTCGCTTCCTGGCAGCAGGTGGCGGAAGATGCGGCACGCCATCCCGCCGTCAAGGCCGCCGCGCCCTTCGTGCAGGAGCAGGGCATGCTTTCGTTCGACGAGGTGGTGCGCGGCACGCTGGTGCGCGGGGTGATTCCCGCCACCGAGGACAAGGTGGCCGACTTCGGCCGCTACATGAAGGCGGGCGCGCTGGAAGCGCTGGCGCCGGGCCGCTTCGGCATTGTGCTCGGTCGCGATCTCGCGCTGAGCCTGCGCGTGCAACTGGGCGACAAGGTGACGCTGATCGCGCCGCAGGGGCTGGTGACGCCCGCTGCGGTGCTGCCGCGGGTCAAGCAGTTCGAGGTGGTAGGCATTTTCGAGGCCGGCATGTACGAGTACGACTCCGGCCTGGCGCTGGTGCACATCGCCGATGCGCAGGCGCTCTACCGCATGGGCGACGCGGTCACCGGCGTGCGCCTGAAGCTCGACGACCTGTTCGCCGCGCCGCGGGTGGCGCGCGAACTGGCGGGCATGCTGGAAGCGCCGAACGCCTTCGTTACCGACTGGACCCGGAGCCACGCCAACTTCTTCCGCGCCGTCGCGCTGGAGAAGACCATGATGACGCTGATCCTCTTCCTCATCGTCGGCGTCGCGGCCTTCAACATCGTTTCCACGCTGGTGATGGCGGTGCAGGAAAAGTACGCCGACATCGCCATCCTGCGCACGCTGGGCGCAAGCCCCGGCTCGATCATGGCGATCTTCGTGCTGCAGGGATCCATCATCGGCCTCGTCGGTCTGCTGGCGGGCGTGGCAGGCGGACTGGCGATCGCGCACAACCTCGACGTGGTGATCCCCGCGCTGGAGGCCGTTACCGGTGCCACGCTGTGGAACAAGGAAATCTATTACATCAACGAACTGCCCTCGAAGGTGCTGATGAGCGACGTGGTCACCATCCTCACGGTCTCGTTCTCGCTGACGCTGCTCGCCGCGCTCTACCCGAGCTGGCGGGCGTCCAAGGTGAATCCGGCGGAGGCCCTGCGCTATGAGTGA
- the recJ gene encoding single-stranded-DNA-specific exonuclease RecJ, which translates to MIQIHPRAVPQRAAAALMDAGIHPLLARLYAARGIARSSDLDTSLKALLPPQALTGTAEAAQLLADAIEAGARMVIVADYDCDGATACAVGVRALRAFGADVHYLVPDRVTLGYGLTPAMVEIAARLEPDVLITVDNGIASVEGIAAARAHGMATIITDHHLPGDVLPDADVIVNPNQPGCDFPSKALAGVGAMFYTMLALRAELRERGAFAAGQEPNLAELLDLVALGTVADVVKLDHNNRILVAQGLQRMRAGRMQPGIRALFAAAGREPARANTFDLGFAVGPRLNAAGRLSDMSLGIECLITDDPGRALNIAQELDKLNRERRSIEAGMQEEAALRLEGFDPGASASIALFEPDWHQGVIGIVAGRIKEKLHRPTIAFARGNDGELKGSGRSIAGLHLRDALDLVTKQHPDLIVRFGGHAMAAGLTIREADFDRFSSVFEEVVAGLVEPAALQRRIETDGALEAGYLSLESARLLEKEIWGQGFPAPVFDDVFRVERQRILKDRHLKLELGKQGARYDAIQFNFADGAPDTIRAAYRLAINEYNGVSNVQLMLEHFEAA; encoded by the coding sequence ATGATCCAGATCCACCCCCGCGCCGTCCCGCAGCGCGCCGCCGCCGCCCTGATGGACGCCGGCATCCACCCGCTGCTGGCCCGCCTCTATGCCGCGCGTGGCATCGCCCGCAGCAGCGACCTCGACACCTCGCTGAAGGCGCTGTTGCCGCCGCAGGCACTCACCGGCACCGCCGAGGCGGCGCAGCTGCTGGCCGACGCGATCGAAGCCGGCGCGCGCATGGTGATCGTCGCTGATTACGACTGCGACGGCGCCACCGCCTGCGCCGTCGGTGTGCGCGCGCTACGCGCCTTCGGCGCCGACGTGCATTACCTAGTGCCGGACCGCGTCACCCTGGGCTACGGCCTCACCCCGGCGATGGTGGAGATCGCTGCGCGGCTGGAGCCGGACGTACTGATCACGGTGGACAACGGCATCGCCAGCGTCGAAGGCATCGCCGCCGCGCGCGCCCACGGCATGGCGACGATCATCACCGACCACCACCTGCCGGGCGACGTGCTGCCCGACGCCGACGTGATCGTGAACCCCAACCAGCCCGGCTGCGACTTCCCCAGCAAGGCGCTGGCCGGCGTGGGCGCGATGTTCTACACCATGCTCGCGCTGCGCGCGGAGCTGCGCGAACGCGGCGCTTTTGCCGCCGGCCAGGAACCCAACCTCGCCGAGCTGCTCGACCTGGTGGCGCTCGGCACCGTGGCCGACGTCGTCAAGCTCGACCACAACAACCGCATCCTGGTCGCCCAGGGCCTGCAGCGCATGCGCGCCGGCCGCATGCAGCCGGGCATCCGCGCGCTGTTCGCCGCCGCCGGCCGTGAGCCGGCGCGCGCCAACACCTTCGACCTCGGCTTTGCCGTCGGCCCGCGCCTGAATGCCGCCGGCCGGCTGTCGGACATGAGCCTGGGCATCGAATGCCTGATCACCGACGATCCCGGCCGCGCGCTCAACATCGCCCAGGAACTCGACAAGCTCAACCGCGAGCGCCGCAGCATCGAGGCCGGCATGCAGGAAGAAGCCGCGCTGCGGCTGGAAGGTTTCGATCCCGGCGCCAGCGCCAGCATCGCGCTGTTCGAGCCCGACTGGCACCAGGGCGTGATCGGCATCGTCGCCGGTCGCATCAAGGAAAAGCTGCACCGCCCGACCATCGCCTTCGCGCGCGGCAATGACGGCGAACTCAAGGGTTCCGGCCGTTCGATTGCCGGCCTGCACCTGCGCGACGCGCTCGACCTCGTCACCAAGCAGCACCCCGACCTCATCGTGCGCTTCGGCGGCCACGCGATGGCGGCCGGCCTCACCATCCGCGAGGCGGATTTCGACCGTTTCAGCAGCGTGTTCGAGGAAGTGGTGGCCGGGCTGGTCGAACCGGCCGCGCTGCAACGGCGCATCGAAACCGATGGCGCGCTGGAGGCCGGCTATCTCAGCCTGGAATCCGCCCGCCTGCTGGAAAAGGAGATCTGGGGCCAGGGCTTTCCGGCGCCGGTGTTCGACGACGTCTTCCGCGTCGAGCGCCAGCGCATCCTCAAGGACCGCCACCTCAAGCTCGAACTCGGCAAGCAGGGGGCGCGCTACGACGCCATCCAGTTCAACTTCGCCGACGGCGCGCCGGACACCATCCGCGCCGCCTACCGGCTGGCCATCAACGAATACAACGGCGTCAGCAACGTACAGCTGATGCTGGAGCACTTCGAAGCGGCCTGA
- a CDS encoding sel1 repeat family protein gives MRNHYAGWALRLLPALGVLWGGAALADDKLVDVGPERVWTALAQRAGDALAGDARRYEGRLSLAGAAPVEVSVDWDEHSGLTRLTWSDAGAAAPQVAGWMEGVAADAARQRHRNRYCRGLEPDPRHDHIPEPSIDAATHCGMGTGNFSSALLELEKCGDHETTLRLLSICSREGHAGGLVRIAQLYEVGSGVPQRPERMAHFLARAADAGGTGYHAAARTLYATALYFGVGTAPDRPRALALFRSAAALGDADAAAFLQTGTHSAWRRLDGSLYRDPDFVAEAAP, from the coding sequence ATGCGAAATCACTATGCAGGATGGGCGCTGCGGCTGCTGCCGGCGCTGGGTGTGCTGTGGGGCGGTGCCGCGCTGGCCGACGACAAGCTGGTGGATGTCGGGCCCGAACGGGTGTGGACCGCGCTCGCCCAGCGTGCCGGCGATGCGCTGGCCGGCGACGCCCGGCGCTACGAAGGCCGCCTGAGCCTCGCCGGCGCGGCGCCGGTGGAGGTGTCGGTGGACTGGGACGAACACAGCGGCCTCACCCGCCTCACCTGGAGCGACGCCGGCGCCGCGGCGCCGCAGGTGGCGGGCTGGATGGAAGGCGTCGCCGCCGACGCCGCCCGCCAGCGCCACCGCAACCGCTACTGCCGCGGCCTCGAACCCGATCCGCGCCACGATCACATCCCCGAACCGAGCATCGACGCCGCCACCCATTGCGGCATGGGCACCGGCAACTTCTCGTCTGCGCTGCTGGAACTGGAGAAATGCGGCGACCACGAGACCACGCTGCGGCTGCTCAGCATCTGCTCGCGTGAAGGTCACGCCGGCGGGCTGGTGCGGATCGCGCAACTCTACGAAGTGGGCAGCGGCGTGCCGCAACGGCCGGAGCGGATGGCGCATTTCCTCGCCCGCGCGGCCGATGCGGGCGGCACCGGCTACCACGCCGCCGCCCGCACGCTGTACGCCACCGCGCTCTATTTCGGCGTCGGCACCGCGCCGGACCGGCCGCGCGCGCTGGCGCTGTTCCGCAGCGCCGCCGCGCTGGGCGACGCCGATGCCGCCGCATTCCTGCAGACCGGCACCCACAGCGCGTGGCGGCGGCTGGACGGCAGCCTCTACCGCGATCCCGACTTTGTCGCCGAGGCCGCGCCGTGA